A region of the Phoenix dactylifera cultivar Barhee BC4 chromosome 10, palm_55x_up_171113_PBpolish2nd_filt_p, whole genome shotgun sequence genome:
GGTGCATAGATGCCTATATTTTGGTGGAGGCATTATAAGGATCATAGTTTGTAAGAATATGGAAAGCTTGGTCCCTTCTGCAAATAGTCGAAGCCTTAAcaaaaaaaccaaagtgtaaaataAGATTATATTTCAATGATTCTTTGTGACACATCACTTCACAAATAAATGCTTTCATGGGGTATTAACAGTCTAGTATGATGAACCTTAACTAAGGTAGATGGGAATGAGGGCTAGGGAGTTAAAATTTAGGATAAATTGGGCAAAGATAGGCATGATCTAAGGTTTTGGTTAAAATTGAAAGGTGAGGATGAGGTAGGTGGGGGAATCCTTGTTTCTTAGGCAGGAAGAGCTTACCAGGTCTAATAGAAAAAACTAGGGGGGTGCCTGTGCATGCCTACAGCCTGTTATGGATGTATCAACATCACGAAATGCATACTAGAGAACATAAAAATATTGGTATCATTGGTGAGATAAAATTtatgagggaaaaaaaaattgaggtcatggccttgtaaaaaaaaaaagatggtagGACAAGGTTAAAATTTCAGTTTGCAGACAGCCTTGTTCTGATCTTGTATTTACTGCTAAACTGCAATGGCTGATGACAAGCatgctttattaaaagaaaatgtaAGATATGAAGGATGATGTAGAACCCTTCAGATATTGGTTATGTTATTGACCAACTAAAAAGAAATTGTACTGAACTAACAAAcaattgaaaaaagaaaagaaattctacTGAAAGGTGTCATAATATCCATGAGATTATATATTGTTCAGACAAAGTTAACAAGCTGAATTCCTAGTTCCCTACCCGGGCCAGCAGCAGTCTGAAATCCATCGATCTCAACAAAAAATCTTGTTATTATGTTGTGATTGACAAAAATATCCATTTATGGCTTCATAATTTGGTTCTTGTTTTCTTATTATTCAATTACCCCtattggatttttcttttaatccTTAGACTATGAAGGACATGCCACCACGGTTTGAATCCAGGATCTCCCTGCAGTGCAAACATTAGGAGAGCGGTGCCAACCAATGGATCCAAGTCTTGTTGGCTGAGATGTGGCATTATAAATGCAAGAAATGCAACTATCTCTGGGCAGTCATCAACAGTATATTTGTGTTAGCTGTTGGAATCTATACCCCTTGTTTTTGTTTGGCATTAGGAGGTTCCTTGCAGCTTAACATCATATGGATGGCAAGTTCGATGATTTTCTTGCATTGCATCAAGCTCTTTAATTGAAGTTTGTGCTTTTAAGAAGCTAATAGTCCTTGTATCATCGAAGAAAATAGTAGATAGCTAGAGATAAATTAATGATGTAAATCAATGAATTGCAACATTGGAAATCAATAGCAGTTCACCCACATGCCTAGTTTTAAAATAAAGAGAAATGTCAACATTCAAGTTGGAAAATTTAGAGACGAACTAAGCAGAATACTGATTCCTAATTCTCTCCCACTTTCATCTCAGAATACTCCCTAATAATTCAGGTAAATATCTTCTTTATACTATATAGTCCCAGAAGAAAATAAACAAGGCATGGCTAGAGGTTTGCATGTCTACTATTTCTTATGATTTCTAGTTGCACTTCATTACAAGTACGCAAGAAAGAGAAATGAGTACATAAACACTAGCAATCCTTCTTCTTGAACAATGACcagcttttatataaaaaaaatgaaatgactTTTAAGGTTCATCTGACTTTCTGTCCTTGGTGATGTGAATGCAGCAATATTATCAGCAAGAATCAGCAAAACTGCGCCACCAGATCCAGATATTACAAAATGCAAATCGGTAAGAACATTATCTTATAACCAATTTGAGTTATATATAAGTGGGAAAAAACTCCCCTGTTTTCTAAAGTGGAAGAAGAAAATCTCTGTCCAAACTAACGAGTGAATAAAAATAAGGTTGTTTCTAAGCAGTCGAGATGATATGGCACACGACTGCTAATTGTACACTAATTTTTCTAGGCACTTAATGGGTGATTCTCTGGGTTCTTTGACCGTGAAGGAGCTTAAGCAACTTGAAAACCGACTTGAAAGAGGCATCACAAGGATCAGATCGAAGAAGGTATTCTACATAAGATATGTTGGACCTTCCCATTCAGAAAGTATAAAGAGTATCTATAAGGAATCCATCTAAGCAACCAAAGCATGCATAATGATGCTATTAAACTatcagtcaatttgtttgtgcATCGGTCGCGCAATTCTTTGAGTTATTCTGCAATCAGAAAACATTAAATTTGTTTAGAAAGATTACATGTGTGTTTATGTCTTCTCATATATTGGTCCTAACTGATCTTGTTGGATCTTACCAGCATGAGCTGTTGTTTGCAGAAATTGAGTACAtgcaaaagagggtaaaactcTATACTCATCACTTCCCCATAAAAGATGgctgttttcttttgttttcagcTGTTCCCTCCTGAgtaattttcttcttttgttacTTCAGGAAGTGGAGCTTCAAAATGATAATATGTATCTTAGAGCTAAGGTAAGAGCAAAGGGAAGCCTTTTCTAAACGGAATGAACACAAGATTTTACATTAGCATTTGCTTTATCTTATCTAAATAAAAGAAGGGTTTAAACAAGCCTGAGATAAATGAAcatttatcttttttcttttacatgCATGATATTCAATGCAATACTTCACTTTTATGTTTGAATCAATACTGACAGACAATGGCACATGAATTTGAATTCTTCTAATCAATTAACATAACACTTTGGTATGGCCTCAACCGCacagccaaaaaaaaacaataaaagaaaACAGCTGAAAGTGTAAAAGTTATGAATGAGATAGCAGAGGATTTCATACTTTTTCTCTGAATGAACTTGAGTTCTTCCAGCCATTAGCTGTTGCTTCACCAAACACGGTGATCAATGTTCATGCTAGATGGTCAAGCACCCAAGGCATCATCCTATCTTGACTGGTGCAAGAACTGACTTCACTACTTTCCGGTCTTCAGCATGAAGTCATTATTGAAATATTGGAGCCTTAAGGAAAGTGTATGTTTTCTTCAGATAGTTCCAAGGATCCacagaaattttttcttttcaagtttTCAGATCATGGAGAGTGTTCTAAGTAGAAGGCATAAGTAGTAATAAGTGATCTTctatagccctcaaatctaacTATTTTGCTGTTTTATGAGCAAAAGCTAAAGTGAAGCCCTCTGAATCTTGTTAAGAGCATTAAACTCCAAGCATTGTTCACACTCCAAAAATTTAGCCCTTTTTCTAATCCTCTAATCTCTTCAGATTGCAGAGAATGAGCGAGCACAGCAACTAAGCATCATGCAAGCAGGACCTGAGTTCGATGCTCTTCCGGCATTTGATTCTAGGAACTACTACCATGTCAATATGTTGGAGGCAGAGCCCCACTACTCACACCAACAAGATCAGACAGCCCTTCATCTTGGGTATGAAGCAAAAGCTGATCCAGCAGCATAAAAAAATACTAAACTGTGTTTCCTGGCTAATGATGCTGTGTGTTTTGATCATATGATCGTCACTTAAGACTACCTATGGAGGGGTATCAGAACAGTCTTTTGGTAAACtgtctttgatgaaatcatattTCATGACTTTCATCGCATGAGTTGATTGAATTACCATTATCAACCATATTAAATGCATCTTCTTGCCAAGCCACTGAGCCTTGGCAATGGCAAGAGGGTGTCCGTAAGGCAAGAGGGTGTCCATGGAGAGTATGCCCAGGACTGCATCCGCGAAATGCAGAGACTGAAGGGCAAAAGTCCCAGCACGTCAGATGAGCAATATAAGACACCCCAAGAAGTAGATAGAAATTGCATTGCCCTGAAGAtgaatgggaaaaaaaaaatccaaacagTAAAGGAACAAGCAGAGATAGAAAACAATCTTGTTCTGCAATTTAATAATTAGAGTACACACACAGTCATCTCTCAAAAGATATCTGCATAATACGCAATGAATCTATAGACATAAACTTCGAAGTAAGAAAACAGATACATGGATATGAATACATGGGCATGTTCTTCACGAAAGATGACCAAACAGGGGATCCAAACGATAAAAGCTTCAATGTGACaaatgaaaaatatggaaaactAAATATATGGAACAAGAAACTGTCATCAGCATATGAATCTGTTTTGTATGAATGAGGGATTGCTTTATGAATCCACCTTCCTGTAACGAAGAGAATGCAACCAAGGTGTCCAAGCCACCAAACAAATGACTGTTTGACTTGTGGAAAAACTTTTGGTAGTATCAAGATTGCCCATATTGGCGCATTAATATCACTGATTCAGGAAAAATAGCAGAATCAAACATATATTTATGGTCCGAAGGTGCCAAGTTACTGAGTTAGTAAATCTCTGTGTCTGTGCTAGAGACATAGGTCCAAACCCTGGCTTCACTAGGGTTTCAGGGGTTAGTCGTATCTGGTGGAGAGTTTAACCCCCTGTCGGCCTTCTTCTACCCTACACCCTACCCCacagacacacacacaaaaatgaTCATGTAAATTAATAGTGACAACAAAAAACTGTTAAGTTATCCTGAGTGACAAACAAAGGAAAGTTACTATGCATTTTCGCAAGCAGTAAAAACTAAGAGCAGATTGGTGGAAAGCTTATTAgctataaatatggatatagctCTCACAAATTTTTAGCATTAGTAACAGTCCAGTTACAAAAAAAACTCCACTCATGGTGGGTTTTTTTCTGTTGTTGGTCAGTCATTAAAAAAAGGGCTCAAACTACAAAATTACAAATTGAAGTCAACTGAAAATGAATGAACATACATAACTTCAACGAAGCTTGAATCAGGACACATCATCTGCTTCTATCTTCACCAGTAATACTTGCAAGAACAGGTTCTGTCCCTGAAATTGTCGAACTGGTTCCAATCCCCAACAATTATCTCCCTCTGAAGTAACTTAGCTATAAATTTCATTGTTTCATGGCAATCGCTATACACTCTAAGGTTGTTCACCACTCAAATCGGGTTCTTTCCCCTTGTAGTCATAAGCCCGAAAGCAATTGCAATATTCTCAGTGTGATACAAAACCACATTCTCCTTCTCCTCATCCTCTATTTCGTAAAGTGCAGAATCTGCACTAGGCTGATACCCAGACTTCCTCAATTccatttcaagctcaaccagaAAAGCATTTATCTGTTCAAACTGCAGGTACAAGGTATCACCAACCACAAACTCATGAACATGTTATTCACCTAGATAGAACTACATCCATGTACTTTTCGCACACCTCTTTCAATCATAATCTGCCTAACATCTCTCCACATCATCCCAGTGCTTTGA
Encoded here:
- the LOC120112144 gene encoding agamous-like MADS-box protein AGL11; amino-acid sequence: MGRGKIEIKRIENTTNRQVTFCKRRNGLLKKAYELSVLCDAEIALIVFSSRGRLYEYSNNSIKSTIERYKKACADTSNSGSLVEVNSQQYYQQESAKLRHQIQILQNANRHLMGDSLGSLTVKELKQLENRLERGITRIRSKKHELLFAEIEYMQKREVELQNDNMYLRAKIAENERAQQLSIMQAGPEFDALPAFDSRNYYHVNMLEAEPHYSHQQDQTALHLGYEAKADPAA